The stretch of DNA CGGGATATTGACGCTCGTCGTGCATGGGTTCTCGAAAATACAACCCACAAGACGGGTGGCCATAGCTTCCTAGGCGATCATTGGCTGCCGATTATTTATAATCCTCAAGGGTCTTTATGTGGTGCCGTGATTGGTGAAGGGGTTATGCCAAATTCCTATCATCAGCCGACAAATTTGGGAAAAGAAGAGCAAAAAGCATTATCTCAGTTGGGATTCCAGCTATTGGAATCCATTGCGGCATCACCCGGTGTGTATTTGATGCAATTCGGGTATTCGTCTAATAAAGAAATTCTTTTTGATCGTTTGTGGCCATTCCCTGCAGCGCCGGCGATCGCCAGCTTAGTACCGCAACAGACTGATTTATTTGCTTGCCATTGGCGTTGTTTAATTCACCAGCCAGTGACAGATATCGTCAATGCTAGTGGGCTCGTTTCATCGTAAATATCAGAAAATTCTGACTCTTGGAACGTTAGGGTGAATAACTGTCAAAAAATCCAACAAAACGTCTCAATTTAAGGCGCTTATCCTCTGTTGTCCCTGAAAATGAAGCCACGTAATGTTCGGTTTATATTTGTCAGTCGAGATAAAGATACGCTATGACCTCATCAAAAAAAATAGGTATTCTCACAAGTGGTGGGGATTGTTCTGGTTTGAATGCAGCAATTCGAGCTGTGACTCACTGTGCTGAAAGTGTTTACGGTTGGGAAGTGATCGGTATTTGCCGGGCCACACGCGGTTTGTTAAATCAGCCGCCAGATGTCATGAAGCTCACGACATCGCAAGTGGATAATTGGCTGACCATGGGGGGAACGATGCTCGGCACGACGAATAAGGGTAATCCTTTTTCTTTTCCCATGGAAGATGGTACGAGATGTGATCGTTCCCAAGAAATTATTGATAATTACCATAGTCTTGGTTTAGATGCCCTCATTGGTATTGGTGGTGATGGCAGTTTGGCAATTCTCCACAAGCTGGCAAAGCAGGGCAATATTAATTTTGTTGGGATTCCCAAAACTATTGACAATGACGTTAGCGTTACAGAAAAGTCTATTGGCTTTGAGTCAGCGGTCAATATTGCGACGGAAGCTCTTGATCGTCTACATTTCACGGCTGCTAGTCATGAGCGGGTGATGATTGTGGAGGTGATGGGTCGGGATGCTGGGCATATTGCGATTAATGCGGGTATTGCTGGTGGTGCTCATGTCGTGCTTATTCCAGAGATTGATTATGATCTTAAAATGGTTTGTGATTTTATCTGCGATCGCCAAAATTCCGGTAATAATTACACACTCGTAGTTGTTTCTGAAGCGGTTTGTACGGAAAGTGGGCAAACATTACAAAAAGAATTGCAATTTGGGGAATGTCGTCTTGGCGGTATTGGTCAATATTTAGCCGATAAAGTGGCGGCAAAAACAGGTTCTGAAACACGTGTTACTGTATTAGGCCATATTCAGCGGGGCGGTACAGCTTCACCTTTGGATCGGTTGCTCGCTTCGGCTTTTGGTGTGGCGGCGGTGAACTTAATTGCGGAAGAAAAGTTTGATCGGATGGTGACTTGGGAGCAGGGTCAGGTTTCTAGTGTGCCTATTTCTGAGGCGATTAAGACCTATCGTACGGTTAATCCAGAGGGGACATTGGTCAAAACAGCGCGCGGCCTTGGGATTTGTCTCGGCGATCGCCCATTGTCAGGGAAGGTTAATCGGTTGGAACGTCAGCTCCAAGGAATGGCCTAAGGTCTATTTGCTTTAAACCTTGGGGTGATTGTTCCTCTGCGATAGGAGCGGCGATCGCCCCATGATCTTCAAGCGAGGGAGCGGCACTGAATGGCTGTAGGTCAATCGTAAACTGCTCAAAAAACCTTTGCGGCTCAATATTTGGCTTCAAAATCAATAAATTAGAACAGTTGTCAGATGTTTGTTTAGCCGTTTGAACGCAAACAGCATAGCGATTGGGCGTTGCCGGATTTTGGCGGTAGCGCAACGTTGCCAATCCCGCAGAAAAATGGGCATCTAGGATATTTGCCACAGTTTGACAGCGTCGGTCTGGGGTCGTGTCGCCCTCTACGCCTGTGACAAGACGCAACCATGGCTGACTGTTATTTTGCTGAAATAAAACTGTCCACAATACTTCCCCACTCTTCGGTTCAAGTTTTTTCTCACAAATAAATTGGCGGGGTTTGAGAACATTTCGACCCATTTTTTGGCTGCTTCCCCAAATTAAAATGGTCGTAGTAAGGGCGATCGCCGCTACACCAAACAAGAGTAATCGATAGGGTTCTAAGGTAGCGGGTTTAGTCATGTGAAAAAAATGAGAGTGTAGCAAAAAACAGTTTAGTTCAAGATAAAAAAACTGGTGGCGATCGCCCTAAACTCCATAGAGCTCAAAATTATTGAAAACTAAAAAACCAGCCTCCAAATCTTGGCGCTGGTTGCGATCGAATTGAGTTTTTGACTATTTCGCAATGGGCTATCAACCTAATTTCTAGTAAGGCAATTGAGAATAAGCCGCTTGGGAAATAGTCGGTAGCTCTGCATATTTACCGAGGACAGACTGGGTCATTGCATAAAAACAAGCAACCAAAGTTCCAAGGAATGCCACATTAGAAAGAGTTTCAATGAGAATACCGCCACCACCAACACCGAACAACCGAATCAAAATGCCTAAAAGCACTAAGCCAATATCAATCAAAATTGCCTGGAGCGTATTGAAGCGAATAAAGTGGCTAATATTCGTATTACGGACGACAGCACTATAGAGAATAAAGAAAATAATCAGTCCAGCAAAGGGAAAAGAGTAGATAGCAAGCAATGGCTGCAACGGAATATAAATAATGCCGAGGAGCGGAAACTTCGATAGAAAAGGAAGTCCCAGAGGCAAAGCATAAACAATGGGCAAAAGATAAGGCAGTGCCCCAAATAAACGATCCGTTGGTTCAGTGGTCGTGGACATAAGATTATTTATCGTTTGTATTGAGATGGTTATTACTCTATTTTACCTATGGGGTCATTAATCTCGCATGGCGATCATTTTTAGAATTCTGACCAGATATAAAGCGTAAAAAAATAGATAAATTCGGTGAATATGCCCCATGGCATAAACAAAAAGGAGTAGAATTATTAAAATTTGTTAACCTTTATTATCTATCTAATGCAAACATCAGTTCGTCCAGAAGGAAGCGGAGAATCTGCTAGACAGGATCTGCCATTCACACTTAAGGATGTTAAAGCTGCGATTCCAGAATATTGTTTTCAGCCTTCAGCGTTTCGCTCCCTTGCCTATTTTTTCCTCGACATTGGCATTATCGCCGGACTTTATGCGATCGCCGCATATATAGATTCTTGGTTGTTTTATCCTATTTTTTGGTTTGCTCAGGGCACGATGTTCTGGGCATTATTTGTGGTTGGGCATGATTGTGGTCATGGCTCCTTTTCAAAATCCAAGTTACTCAACAACATCATTGGTCACTTGAGCCACGCTCCGATTTTAGTGCCGTTCCATGGTTGGCGCATTTCCCACCGGACACACCACTCCAATACAGGTAATATCGACACAGACGAAAGTTGGTATCCCATTAATGAGTCAAAGTACGACGAAATGAGCTTTCCGGAGAAGCTAGTTCGCTTCTACGCGCCTTTAATTGCTTATCCGGTCTATCTTTTTAAGCGTTCTCCTAGCCGTGCTGGTGGTTCTCATTTTGTGCCTAGTAGCCCTTTGTTCAAGCCCAGTGAAAAGAATGACATTCTAGTCAGCACTGCTTCGCTCTTGGCAATGGTCGCATTTTTAGGATGGTTTACACTCCAATTTGGGGCGATCGCCTTCTTCAAGTTTTACTTTGTCCCCTACGCAATTTTTGTTGTGTGGCTTGACCTTGTTACTTATCTTCACCACACCGAAGATGATATTCCTTGGTACCGTGGCGACAACTGGTATTACCTCAAAGGTGCGTTATCGACCATTGACCGTGACTATGGCATTTTTAATAACATTCACCATAATATTGGTACCCATGTTGTTCACCATATTTTCCACACTATTCCCCACTACCATCTGAAGGATGCAACGGAAGCGGTGAAACCTCTCCTTGGCGACTACTATCGCGTTAGCCATGAGCCAATTTTGAAAAGCTTCTTTAAATCTCAAAAAGCCTGTCACTACGTTCCAGATACAGGTGCAGAAGTTTATTACAAACCTTCTAAATAGCGATTTACCATGCGCCGTTTCACTATGAATTTTGATGTGAATTAATCGGAGTTGAGAAACGCGTACAATTAATATTCAAATTTAAGAGCTAATCAATCCCTTGTATTGTTGAATACTAGGGATTTTTTTGTGATCAAATATGTTGTGGTGTGGATCGTGATCAATAAATTCTCGCCAAAATTTGTCAAGCAACAATATCTAACTCACGCTGCAATAACTCCATCGATTGCTCGCTAATGTAATTTTTACAAGGCAAAACGTTGGGTTTGCGAATCAAATCTTCCCGCGCTGCTTGAATCGCCTGTTCTAAAAGGGGAGTGCTGGCTGGATCGCAAATAATGGTTTGGCTAGAACGCACTAAAGCATTTAGACGACGGCGATCGCCGGCCTGGGCAGTAAAAACATAGACATCATTGCCACGCAAACTAAAAATAATAATTTCCGCGACCCGCAGAATACCGGGGCTTAAACTCACAATTCCTAAACTGTGTTCTGGCGGTAGCTCTTTAATTAATTTCAGCTCTTCAGTGTAATCATAGAGATCGACTGGAATGACTCGAATCCCTTTGGGTTTGGCGATTTCTTCTGCCTCTTTTGCAAAATAGTGGGTCGTGAGAACTGTACCTGAATGGGTTTGGGCAAGGGTGGCATCCAACTCTTCTAGCGGCACAAGTTGCACAGGTAGGGCGATCGTTTGTTCTAACTCCTGAGCCATTAATTCTCCCGCACCAATATCCTGCAACGGCACTGTCACCACGATCTGTGCACCACAGCGTAAGCGCCAGTCAATTTCTGCCATAAACAGTTCCCGAGCCTGGGAAAGGGTGCAACCTTGATCCAGCAATTGGTCGATGGTGTTGCCAATGAGATTAGATGCTTTGGGATATTTGGCGAGGAGCGGCGATTTTCCCGCATGGACATCTGTAGAACGATTTTCTTTAATGTAGATACCTGATCCTGCAATGGATTCCACCAGGCCTAGTTCTTCAAGTTGGTGATACACCTTGCTAATGGTATTGCGGTGCAATCCGGTGACCATTTCCAACTGTCGTAAACTGGGTAAGCGTTGTCCTGCTGGGAATTGGCGTGAGGCGATCGCAAACTGAATTTGATCTAGTAGTTGTCGCGAAGCGGGAAGATCACTATCGCTTTGAATATTAAATTGCAACATTATTTGTCGCTGACCCTGCACTCAAAAAAATCACAATGCCATTATCCCCTACGGATTGCCTGACAGATATTACTCAGATCACAGACGAGGCAAACTAAGGCTCAAATCAATACCTAAGATGTTGAGTGACGACGGCGACGACAACGTTCTGAGCAATATTTGACATCATCCCAACATTTTTCCCATTTTTTGCGCCATGTGAAAGGGAGACCGCACACAGCACAGGTTTTGGTCGGGAGATCGGCTTTTTTACGTTGGCGACCCATCTTAGTACATGCGACTCAAGACATAATCGATCAAATCAGTCAAAGCGTCTTTTGATGGAGACGGAGACAAACAAGCTAAACTTTCTAGAGCTAAGCGGCCATGGTGGGCTGCTAATTCTTTTGAACGGCGCACCCCTTCACTATTGCGGACAAGTTCTAATGCTTTTTCTGCATCACCTTCTTCGGCAAATTCACGATCAATGAATTGGGTCAACACAGGGTGCTCTTCCATGGCATACAGTGCTGGGGCTGTAACGTGACCACCAATTAAATCAGAGCCTGCGGGTTTCCCTAAAACTTCTGTTGAGGCTGTGAAATCAAGAATATCATCGACAATTTGAAAGGCTAGACCGAGGTTTCGACCGTAATCGTAGAGGCGATCGCTGATGGTGGAGTCCGTTTCACTGAGAACTGTAGCGGCTTTCGCACTATTGGCAATGAGGGATGCCGTTTTGTAATAGGACTTTTCAAGATAAGTTTCGAGAGTAAGGCTGGTGTCGAAGCGGTTTAAACCCTGCTGAATTTCGCCCTCGGCAAAATCTTTAATAACTTCCGATAAAAGCTTTACTACTGCGAGGTTATCAAGATTAGCGAGATACCAAGAAGACTGAGCAAATAAAAAGTCTCCCGCGAGCACAGCGATGCGATTGTCAAAGAGGCTATTAACGGTCGGTACATTACGGCGTAACGACGCATCATCGACAACATCGTCGTGCACAAGGCTGGCCGTGTGAATCATTTCTGTGATTTCAGCTAAGCGTCGGTGTCGTTGCGTGAGGGGGCGATCGCCTAAAGTGGCCCGGGAAACAAGTAATACAATGGCCGGTCTTACTCGCTTTCCACCGGCTGCAAATAAATGTTCTGCCGCTACTCCAAGAATGGGATGACGTGCACCAATCAAGTTTGTCAGATTCTCACTGAGTTGTTTGAGGTCGGCTTCGACGGGGGTGAAAAGAGTAGTCGCTGAAATCATTATTTAAGCCGCGGGAAACTTGTTAACGAAAATTTACATAGCTATATTGTATTGCAACAGACTCTTTTCAGCAGAAAACTACTTGTTTTTGCGATTTGATCGCCGTTTTTCTAAGGGTAGAATTTTCAAAATTCTTCAAGAAAAAGATAGCAAAAGTCCTGAAATATATGGATTTGCGTGTTATCCTTTAGACATAGGGTCTTAAGTATTTTATTACAATTTGCAAAATCAAGTGAACTGTGGTTTTTATCACATATTGTGTTCCCTAGATGGCGAAATTGTTAGGCTTGGGAAAAGTTGCCTGGAATATAGTGTCTCTTTCTTTTGGTGTGGGGAAGCTATGGTGACTGCTCTTTTCGCAACGTTATATATCTAAGTTATCAATCATTCGGCAGTAGGCTTTTAGCGGTTGTTAAAGGGGTTGCCGATTCAGGATATTTGCATAGCAGATAGCCGGCTTTTGTGTACCTAGAAAATTTTACTAGGATCACGGGCGAGCTGTTTGGGTAATGGCGAAAAGTTTTAGGTGACGATACTCAGCTAACTAAAAAATTTAATAAGAGCGATCGATCCTAGCAATGTCAATAATTGAAAGCTTGGGGGGCTTACAGCAATGGTACTTTTTGACATTCCGCTAGTTGTCTTAGTGTTATCGGCAATTTATCTCTGTGGTGTTTATTTTGGTCTTGGTCTATGGCAGCGTCATGCGGCTAGCCGAGGTAAGGATAAACCAATGGATTCGACAAAAACGATGCGCCCTTTTTAGGGAGTCGTCCTGTTGTCGTTAAATTGTCTGATGATTGAATCATCGCCCTGAGGAATTCTGAGAATTCTATCGGTAAAAATGAGAGTAAGTTTGGCGATCGCCACCCTGGTACTTTGCAAGATCAGTGGGCGATCGCCTTTTTTATGGAAAATTCTGATTAATGCTTTAAGAGGCTTGTTGACGATACCACTGCCGTAATGTGTCGGGTTTAACACCCAAGTGATAGCCCATAATCATGGCTTGGTTGAGGAAAGTGGTACGCCAAATCCCTAGTTTTTGCCAGCGACGTGGGGATGTTTTAACGGCGGTTGCAGCTATTGCAATGTGACCTTGTTGTTTCAGACGACAAATAAATTCGTAATCTTCCATAATGGGTAGTGCGGCATAGCCTCCCAATGTCCGAAAAATATCGGTTTTAACAAAAATACCTTGGTCGCCGTAGGGTAGAGAGAAAAACTGCGATCGCCATCGCACTGTCCGCTCAATCCAGCGTAAATTTGGCTGCGGATCATCAATTTCTAACTGGAATGCTCCTGCTACAACGCCGGGTTTCGCTAGGGTTATTTCAATGGTTTCAATAAAATTTTCTGGCAAAAAGGTATCACTGTGGAGAAATAACAAAATGTCCCCAGTGGCGATCGCCGCACCATGGTTCATCTGTTGTCCTCGCCCTAAGGGACATTGTCGGAGCTTAACCGGATATTTTCTGACAATCTCTTGGGTGCCATCATCACTGCCACCGTCGGCCACAATAATTTCGAGATGATTCGCCCACAGCATGAATTGATCTAAACAAGAACCAATGCCCTCAGCCTCATTGAGCACCGGAATAATGACGCTAATCACAGGGCGATCGCTACGCTATGGGAGGCGCGGAAAGATTTGGGCGCACCTTAACTCGCACAAGTACCGCTGTAATATTGTCGTGGCCATTATGTTCATTGGCCAATTCGATTAATTCCTTAACGCCTTGGTCAAGATTTGCCCTCGAACTTAGTAACGGTAAAAGATGTTTTTCCCAGGATTGCTCAAGAAGCGAGTTATCAGACAGCCCATCAGAGCACAGCAAAAATAAGCTGTCTTCGTTGATGTCGATAAAGGTGACATCTGGCTGCACGAAGGTATTGTCCCGTGGCCCGATCGCCTGGGTGAGTTGATAGGCATCCGCACGTCCGTAGGCAATGTCCGGTTCTACACCCTTTTGGATTTCCCGTTGTCCCACTTCATGATCCGTGGTTAATTGCTCTAAATCCCACTTACGGCTCACTCTATAGATACGACTGTCTCCAACGTGGGCGATCGCCGCTTTATTATCCTGAACAAGCACCATCACCAGAGTAGTTCCCATGCGCCCACTACCCGAACGAGAATTTTTGAGATTAATATCGTAAACCTTTTGATTCGTCTGCCAAATCGCTGTTTTAATAGTTTCTTCATCCGGCAACTTATCTTGCCAATACTTTTGAAAATAATTTTGCAAACTTTCCACCGAGAGTGCACTCGCCACTTCCCCCGCTGCATGTCCCCCCATACCATCACAGACAATATAGAGTCCCCTAGCCTTTACCTGTTTGCCGAGTAGATTTTCTTGCTTTTCCAGCTGCGTTTGAATCCCAAAATAATCTTCATTATGATCGCGCTGGTTGCCAATATCACTCAGACCCGCATCCTCAAGATTGAGGAGGTGCATGGGCAAAACCACAGTGGGTTGCTCATCACCATCACTGCTATAGTCCATCTGATCTAGATTGACGACCGTGGTAATGGACGCTTCTTCATCTTCCGATGCCTCAGTAATAATATCTAGATCCGCATCGGTTTCAGGATCTTCTTGAAATTCTTCTCGATGTGCCCAATCATGATCGTCGTCTAAAAGGAGATCATTAGGAGATTGGATCACTGTTGTGACACCACCAGCACTTTCACCCGTTGCTAAGGACTTAATCGCCCCCATCAAATCCTTTGGTTTTGCCAAATTTGTGGCGATATTCTGTTCAATCACCGTTTGTAGAGCCGCAAACTCTGCTGCTTCGGAGGTATGGAATAGCTCTTCCCACAGATCTGTTAGAGCCTTAAGGGTCGGAAACTCTAGGGGGGCATCTTCAATGAGTCGTTCAATAATTAAACTCTGGTCTTCGTCAATGAATAAATTCCCTTTGACGAGTAAAGATCGGCAGCAACGAAGGGGTTCCAATTCTCGCCACATACTGACCATTTGGTAAGTCCACTGTAAAATTTGCTGGTAGTGGGGGGGAGATTGGCCTAGATAGTCCGTGAGCAAAACTGTATCGTGGCGCTGCTCTAATAGGAGAATATGGTGATCGGCGCTCATCCAAGCGTCTCGCAGCACAGGAAAACCAAAAGACATTTCTTGGAGGCTTAGGTAATGTCTGGCGATCGCCGGAATCCCCATCTGTAGCCAAAGCTGAGGATTGGAAAGACCATCTTTATCAGTAGCGACGAGGGTCTGTAAATTTTCCGCCTCTTGGTCCAACACTTGCTCTAAGTAAGAAAACTCCTCCGGCTGCCCATCCAGAACCGGAATCCCACGAAAACCTTCTTTTTCTGCCTCGGTAAGTTGGGCGATCGCATAGCGCCCCTGGGTATCGAGGTGGGATGCTGTCTCAAAAATTACTGGATCACCCTGAAGAACAAGTCCAATGAGTGTGGGTATAAGCTGACCACCACAATCATTGCATTCAATGTCTTGAAGCTTTACCTGACTGTCACAATGGGGACAAGGAACCAATAGCGAAGTCCCGCAATATTGACAGAAGCGATTTTCTAAAGGGTTTTGCTGGCTGCACTTTGGGCAAGTGATCATTAGAACATCGTCCTTATAGAGTAGGACTTTAGGCAACGAAATAAGCTTAGCTTAATTTTACTGAAGGCATGTGTAGATAAAGCTAAGATATTACACAACATTACCGGGCAACGACTAAAAGCTTTACTGTGGCGATCTTAATTTTTTTTGCAACGGCTCCAGGGCAATATCTCAGCAACTTCACTGCTACGATTAGGCCTAAAACTAGCAACTAAAGCTTGGCGCTACATTTAAGTCGATGTATTTATCCCCACAACTAATGATCTGCTTCAGACAAGTCTAAATCCTCTGGCAGACCATTAGTCTTGGGTGGGCATCGCGAATCATAATGTTAAAAATAATTCGGCGATTTTAAATCAAGAAGTTAAGCAACGCTAAACACAAAGTAGAGTTTAGTTTGATTTCTTCGGAGCCATGATCATCATCATATTGCGACCTTCACGCTTAGGGCGCTGTTGAATTTCACCGACTTCTTCTAAGTCCTTTGCCATCCGGTCTAATAGCTTGTAGGCCAAATTAGAGTGCTGGATTTCGCGGCCTCGAAAGGTGATCGTTGCTTTCACTTTGTCGCCAGCCTTCAAGAAGCGTAACGCGTTGTTAACGCGGACTTGGTAGTCATGCTCTTCAATTTTGTAGCGCATTTTGACTTCTTTTAAGTCGGCGTTGTGCTGCTTCTTTTTCGCTTCACGGGCGCGCTTTTCTTGCTCAAATTTGTACTTGCCGTAGTCCATGATGCGGCAAACAGGCGGTTTTGCACCTTCACTAACCAACACTAGGTCGAGTTCTTCTTCTTCGGCGACTTCTAGTGCTTCGGCTGGTGTCATGATGCCCAGCTGGTCGCCTTCAGTGCCAATGACACGAATTTTAGGAAAACGAATTCTTTCGTTGATTTTCGGGAGGTCGCGTTTTACGCGTCTTCTATCTTTCACAGGCTATGGGTTGAATGGTTGATAAAGTTTTAGGGTGAATATTAAATAGATCAATAAGAAATTGAAAACTTATTAACTATTTTACCTATTCATTGTCTTTTCGTTATTGAAAGTGGAAATTTATGTCCCCCGGCGGATCTAAATTCAAGGTATTTCTACTTGGTAAAGTTTTTGGGGGGAGGCGATTATTGGTGAAGATTAATGAAGTTCAAGTGTTGCAGGGTTCTAGGGGGGAGATTTCTCCGTTTATTTTCTGGCAAGAACGTATTGGTCACCAGCGTAGTTTTTTGTGGCAGGGGCGGCAGTGTCGCTATAGTTTTTGGCGATCGCCGCACGCTGATCTCCAGAATGTGAACACGCCCCTTGTTTTAATTCACGGGTTTGGGGCATCGATTGAGCATTGGCGAGAGTTTATCCCGTTAGTTGCAGGCGATCGCCCGGTTTACAGTATTGATTTACTGGGATTCGGTGGTTCAGAAAAAGCCCATCTAGATTTTGGTGTGCCGCTGTGGGTCGGGCAACTCAATTATTTTCTCGAAACAATTGTCTCGGAACCTGCATTGATTATGGGCAACTCTATTGGCTCGTTGGTTGCTGCTGTTGTGGCGCACAAGTATCCGGACAAAGCGGCGGCGATCGCCCTACTGAGTGTGCCGGATGTAGCCCAGCGTCAGGAGATGATTCCCGCCCCTTTGCGCCCCATGGTCGGCAAAATCGAGCAAGCGACAATGCGTCCATGGTTAATTCGTCGTCTGTTTGATGTTTTGCGCCGTCGGGGTGTGCTGAAAAATTGGCTGAAGCTGGCTTACCCTTCCCTAGAAGCTCTGCAAGAAGAATTAATTGACATTATTGAGGCGCCAACGGCGGATTTTGGGGCAGTAGAGGCTTTTGTTGCTTTAAGCCGTCGCGTCAGTCGTCCAGAATTTTGCCCGCCGATGAAACAGGTGTTACCGCAAATTGCCTGTCCGATTTTGATGTTGTGGGGGGAGAAGGATCGCTTTGTGCCTGTGGCGATCGCCCCGGCTTTAGCGAGCACAAATCCCCAGATTCGCCTCCAGATTTTGCCGAATTTAGGCCATTGCCCCCACGACGAAGCCCCAGAACTCGTGTATCAATTATTTACCCAGTGGTTAGGGGAGATAGACCTGCTGTAGTAATATAGCTCTTTGGTTTACTCGCCCCGAAGACTGTTCTTGCCCATGATGAAGCATACCCTCTCAGTTTTAGTTGAAGACGAAGCCGGCGTTTTGACACGTATTGCCGGACTATTTGCCCGCCGCGGTTTTAACATTGAAAGTCTTGCGGTGGGGCCAGCAGAAAAAGAGGGCATTTCACGCATTACGATGGTGGTTCCCTGTGATGAAAAGGAAATTGAGCAGGTGTCCGCTCAGCTTGACAAACTGATTCATGTGCGCCAGGTGAATGACGTTACGGTCAAACCCTGTGTCGAACGGGAATTGATGCTTGTTAAGGTAAATGCTGATGCCAACCAACGCTCTGAAGTCATGCAGTTGGTGCAGGTCTTCCGGGCTCGCATTGTTGATATTTCCGAGGCAACGGTGACCGTCCAAGTGGTGGGTGATCCGGGCAAAATGGTCGCCATTCTCCAGATGTTAGAAAAATTCGGCATTATCGAAGTGGCGCGCACTGGCAAGCTTGCCCTTGTACGTGAGTCCGGTGTTAATACAGAATATCTCAAGTCTGTTGGCAAGAAAGCCTAGGTTCATTTTGGGTGATTTGACATGGCTAGTAGGGGGCGATCGCCGAATGACTGCCGAGACTCCAAGAAAAGTCTCTAGGCCTCTAGTTATATCGGTGGATTTTCCGTAAACCTTAACAGCCCTATAATGACGGTGATTTCAATGCTGCGATCCACGAGGCAAAGAACATGAGCAATTCGCCCCACAACTTCCCTGACTCTGATCCCGATCCGAACAAGCCACCATCATCGCCCCCACCTTCAAAACAGAATATGACCGCAGCGTCGCGGGAAGCCCAAAAGCTTAAACGAGAAGAGCAAAAATTACGGGCGAGACAACAGCGTCTATTTTTCTTTCGGGTGAGAAATAGTATTTATTTTTTGGTTGGTTTTCTGGAGGTTCTACTCGCACTGCGATTTTTCCTGCGCCTATCCGGAGCGAATCCTGATAACCTTTTTGCCAAATCGATCTATGGTTTGTCTGCGCCCTTTGTGACACCGTTTTCGACGCTATTTATCAGCCCTGTGCAAAGTACTGATGCCACCATCGGTCAAAATATCTTTGATGTTAATCTACTGATTGCGATGATGATTTATGGTTTGTTAGGCTTTTTGG from [Limnothrix rosea] IAM M-220 encodes:
- a CDS encoding serine/threonine phosphatase, with translation MITCPKCSQQNPLENRFCQYCGTSLLVPCPHCDSQVKLQDIECNDCGGQLIPTLIGLVLQGDPVIFETASHLDTQGRYAIAQLTEAEKEGFRGIPVLDGQPEEFSYLEQVLDQEAENLQTLVATDKDGLSNPQLWLQMGIPAIARHYLSLQEMSFGFPVLRDAWMSADHHILLLEQRHDTVLLTDYLGQSPPHYQQILQWTYQMVSMWRELEPLRCCRSLLVKGNLFIDEDQSLIIERLIEDAPLEFPTLKALTDLWEELFHTSEAAEFAALQTVIEQNIATNLAKPKDLMGAIKSLATGESAGGVTTVIQSPNDLLLDDDHDWAHREEFQEDPETDADLDIITEASEDEEASITTVVNLDQMDYSSDGDEQPTVVLPMHLLNLEDAGLSDIGNQRDHNEDYFGIQTQLEKQENLLGKQVKARGLYIVCDGMGGHAAGEVASALSVESLQNYFQKYWQDKLPDEETIKTAIWQTNQKVYDINLKNSRSGSGRMGTTLVMVLVQDNKAAIAHVGDSRIYRVSRKWDLEQLTTDHEVGQREIQKGVEPDIAYGRADAYQLTQAIGPRDNTFVQPDVTFIDINEDSLFLLCSDGLSDNSLLEQSWEKHLLPLLSSRANLDQGVKELIELANEHNGHDNITAVLVRVKVRPNLSAPPIA
- the infC gene encoding translation initiation factor IF-3; its protein translation is MKDRRRVKRDLPKINERIRFPKIRVIGTEGDQLGIMTPAEALEVAEEEELDLVLVSEGAKPPVCRIMDYGKYKFEQEKRAREAKKKQHNADLKEVKMRYKIEEHDYQVRVNNALRFLKAGDKVKATITFRGREIQHSNLAYKLLDRMAKDLEEVGEIQQRPKREGRNMMMIMAPKKSN
- a CDS encoding YggT family protein gives rise to the protein MSNSPHNFPDSDPDPNKPPSSPPPSKQNMTAASREAQKLKREEQKLRARQQRLFFFRVRNSIYFLVGFLEVLLALRFFLRLSGANPDNLFAKSIYGLSAPFVTPFSTLFISPVQSTDATIGQNIFDVNLLIAMMIYGLLGFLAVWLTTYVYQQVSSPDS
- a CDS encoding alpha/beta fold hydrolase; amino-acid sequence: MSPGGSKFKVFLLGKVFGGRRLLVKINEVQVLQGSRGEISPFIFWQERIGHQRSFLWQGRQCRYSFWRSPHADLQNVNTPLVLIHGFGASIEHWREFIPLVAGDRPVYSIDLLGFGGSEKAHLDFGVPLWVGQLNYFLETIVSEPALIMGNSIGSLVAAVVAHKYPDKAAAIALLSVPDVAQRQEMIPAPLRPMVGKIEQATMRPWLIRRLFDVLRRRGVLKNWLKLAYPSLEALQEELIDIIEAPTADFGAVEAFVALSRRVSRPEFCPPMKQVLPQIACPILMLWGEKDRFVPVAIAPALASTNPQIRLQILPNLGHCPHDEAPELVYQLFTQWLGEIDLL
- the ilvN gene encoding acetolactate synthase small subunit yields the protein MKHTLSVLVEDEAGVLTRIAGLFARRGFNIESLAVGPAEKEGISRITMVVPCDEKEIEQVSAQLDKLIHVRQVNDVTVKPCVERELMLVKVNADANQRSEVMQLVQVFRARIVDISEATVTVQVVGDPGKMVAILQMLEKFGIIEVARTGKLALVRESGVNTEYLKSVGKKA